Proteins encoded by one window of Melanotaenia boesemani isolate fMelBoe1 chromosome 10, fMelBoe1.pri, whole genome shotgun sequence:
- the LOC121647868 gene encoding cAMP-regulated phosphoprotein 19-like produces the protein MSEEKEVTKSSEEQQEMEDKVVSPEKAEKPKYLNFGAKPGGSDFLRKRLQRGQKYFDSGDYNMAKAKMKNKQLPLAPTENTEITGDHIPTPQDLPQRKTSIVASKLAG, from the exons ATGTCCGAGGAAAAAGAAGTCACGAAATCCTCGGAGGAACAGCAG gaAATGGAGGACAAAGTAGTCAGCCCAGAAAAAGCAGAGAAGCCTAAGTATTTAAACTTTGGAGCCAAGCCAGGGGGCTCAGACTTTCTCAGGAAAAGACTTCAGAGGGGG CAAAAGTATTTTGACTCTGGAGACTACAACATGGCCAAGGCAAAAATGAAGAATAAACAGCTGCCGTTAGCCCCTACGGAGAATACTGAGATCACAGGTGATCACATTCCAACACCTCAGGACCTCCCTCAGAGAAAGACTTCCATTGTTGCCAGCAAACTGGCTGGTTGA